One region of Dokdonia sp. 4H-3-7-5 genomic DNA includes:
- a CDS encoding dodecin family protein: protein MAVLKVIEVLASSEKSWENAAENALKHASKSIKNIKSLYVNEQNCVVGDDGKIKEYRMNCKITFEVK, encoded by the coding sequence ATGGCAGTATTAAAAGTTATAGAAGTATTAGCAAGTTCTGAGAAAAGCTGGGAAAATGCAGCAGAAAATGCACTTAAACACGCTAGCAAGTCAATAAAGAACATCAAATCGCTTTATGTAAATGAGCAAAACTGTGTAGTAGGTGATGATGGAAAAATAAAAGAATACCGCATGAACTGTAAGATTACTTTTGAAGTAAAGTAA
- a CDS encoding TPM domain-containing protein, with protein sequence MQEKNNFFGSRFRESVLFSLLLLVLSIPAFGQFNIPEKPTKVNPDAVYDYIGLLSAGQKSALENKLIKYSDSTSTQIVIAIIATSNGEGLDMVGAKWGQQWGIGQADEDNGILIILAKDDRKVDINTGYGIESIISDRDAEQIINKIMIPQFKQGNFYAGLDQSADAIFDGLQGNFKGTRQGNDGFPIQGILMFIFFIVILIIISRNNHRGGGRNGGKRSVGGSLLDVIILSNMGRGGFGGGGSFGGGGSFGGGGGFGGGFGGGGFGGGGASGGW encoded by the coding sequence ATGCAAGAAAAAAATAATTTTTTTGGTTCACGCTTTCGCGAAAGCGTACTCTTCTCACTACTTTTATTAGTACTGAGTATTCCTGCATTTGGTCAATTTAATATTCCTGAAAAACCGACAAAGGTAAATCCGGACGCAGTTTATGATTACATAGGCTTATTATCTGCGGGACAAAAGAGTGCTTTAGAAAATAAGCTTATTAAATACAGTGATAGTACCTCAACACAAATTGTGATTGCTATTATCGCTACTTCTAATGGAGAAGGACTTGATATGGTAGGCGCAAAGTGGGGACAGCAATGGGGAATAGGCCAGGCAGATGAAGATAACGGTATCCTTATAATTCTTGCAAAAGATGATCGCAAGGTAGATATCAATACGGGTTATGGAATAGAAAGTATCATTTCTGATCGCGATGCAGAGCAAATCATAAATAAAATAATGATTCCTCAGTTTAAACAAGGGAATTTTTATGCTGGCCTTGATCAAAGCGCAGATGCCATCTTTGACGGTTTACAAGGAAACTTTAAAGGAACGAGACAAGGTAACGATGGTTTTCCCATACAAGGGATTCTCATGTTTATCTTTTTTATCGTTATTCTCATTATCATAAGTCGCAACAATCATCGCGGTGGCGGTCGTAATGGCGGTAAGCGCAGTGTAGGCGGCTCACTACTGGATGTTATCATACTCAGCAATATGGGACGTGGCGGCTTTGGTGGTGGAGGATCTTTTGGCGGTGGTGGAAGCTTCGGTGGAGGCGGTGGTTTTGGAGGAGGCTTTGGCGGCGGTGGCTTTGGAGGTGGTGGTGCTTCGGGAGGATGGTAA
- a CDS encoding thioredoxin domain-containing protein, with protein MEHPYTNDLIQETSPYLLQHAHNPVDWKPWNEQTLAQAKKENKLLLISIGYSSCHWCHVMEHESFENTEVAQLMNAHFKNIKVDREERPDVDNVYMNAVQLMTSRGGWPLNAIALPDGRPVWGGTYFPKEEWTSALEQIAKLYQTAPEKLIEYAEKLEQGMQEMDAIIPNDSSPDFKLETLQNAISQWSRQWDTRQGGLNRAPKFMMPNNYLFLLRYAHQNQDQEILEYVNTTLEQIAFGGINDHVGGGFARYSVDTKWHVPHFEKMLYDNAQLVSLYALAYTKTKNPLYKQTVYQTLTFIAREMTTEDGAFYSAIDADSLTADGILEEGAYYVWTEKELQTLVGDDFDLFKEYYNINSYGKWEKDNYVLIRQDTDQDFSKECDISVEEIISKKNKWHEDLLRFRESNKEKPRLDDKILTSWNGLMIKGYVDAYRAFNEDAFLTAALKNATFLSTNLMREDGGLNRTFKNGKSTINGYLEDYAAIVDAFIALYEVTADNQWLNKAKELTDYTFQHFQNPKNDLFFFKSNQDPSLASRNTEFYDNVIPSSNSIMAKNIFTLSHYYGDNTYRDTAKAMLHNIQPSIEQSPTSFSNWMDGMLNYTMPFYELVIVGKDAEILRKEFNSYYIPNKLIATSTIKSDHDIFKGRFHKDKTFIYVCVNNTCQLPVETVKAALKLMEV; from the coding sequence ATGGAACATCCTTACACTAATGATCTTATACAGGAGACTAGCCCCTACCTATTACAACATGCGCATAATCCTGTAGACTGGAAACCATGGAATGAGCAAACGCTCGCTCAGGCTAAAAAGGAAAACAAACTCTTATTGATAAGCATAGGTTATTCTTCATGCCACTGGTGTCATGTCATGGAGCACGAGAGCTTTGAAAATACAGAGGTAGCGCAACTTATGAATGCGCATTTTAAAAATATAAAAGTAGATCGTGAGGAGCGTCCAGATGTAGATAATGTATACATGAATGCTGTCCAACTTATGACCAGTCGAGGTGGCTGGCCTCTTAATGCTATTGCATTACCAGATGGAAGACCAGTATGGGGAGGCACCTATTTCCCTAAAGAGGAATGGACAAGCGCACTAGAGCAAATTGCAAAACTCTATCAAACAGCTCCAGAAAAACTCATAGAATATGCAGAAAAGCTTGAACAAGGCATGCAAGAGATGGATGCAATTATCCCAAATGATAGCAGTCCAGATTTTAAGTTAGAAACGCTCCAAAATGCGATAAGCCAGTGGTCACGACAGTGGGACACTAGACAAGGTGGCCTGAACCGAGCACCTAAGTTTATGATGCCTAATAACTACCTCTTTTTACTTAGGTATGCACACCAAAATCAAGATCAAGAAATTTTAGAATATGTAAATACCACGCTAGAACAAATTGCCTTTGGTGGAATTAACGACCACGTAGGTGGCGGTTTTGCCCGTTATAGTGTAGATACTAAGTGGCATGTACCGCACTTTGAGAAAATGCTTTATGACAATGCACAGCTAGTAAGCTTATACGCGCTAGCCTATACAAAGACTAAAAATCCTTTATACAAGCAAACGGTCTATCAAACCTTAACGTTTATAGCCCGCGAGATGACGACGGAAGATGGAGCTTTTTATAGCGCTATAGATGCAGATAGCTTAACTGCAGATGGAATTCTAGAAGAAGGAGCTTATTACGTGTGGACTGAAAAAGAGCTACAAACGTTGGTAGGTGATGACTTTGATCTTTTTAAGGAATACTACAACATCAACTCCTATGGGAAGTGGGAGAAAGACAACTATGTACTTATTAGACAAGATACAGATCAAGATTTTTCAAAAGAGTGTGACATTTCAGTGGAAGAAATCATTTCTAAGAAAAATAAATGGCATGAGGATTTATTACGCTTTCGCGAAAGCAATAAAGAAAAACCTCGCCTCGATGATAAGATCCTAACCTCTTGGAATGGATTAATGATTAAAGGGTATGTAGATGCCTACCGAGCCTTTAATGAGGATGCATTTCTTACCGCTGCATTAAAAAACGCTACTTTCTTAAGTACCAATCTTATGAGAGAAGATGGCGGTCTCAATCGCACCTTTAAAAATGGAAAAAGTACTATAAATGGATATCTAGAGGATTATGCTGCTATAGTAGATGCCTTTATAGCACTCTATGAAGTTACTGCAGATAATCAATGGCTTAATAAGGCTAAAGAACTTACAGATTACACCTTTCAACATTTTCAAAATCCAAAAAATGATTTGTTCTTTTTTAAATCAAACCAAGATCCTAGCCTCGCAAGTCGTAACACGGAGTTTTATGATAACGTGATTCCGTCCTCAAACTCCATAATGGCAAAAAATATCTTTACGCTATCTCATTACTATGGCGATAATACTTATCGAGATACGGCTAAAGCAATGCTTCATAACATTCAGCCATCTATTGAGCAAAGCCCTACTAGTTTTTCAAACTGGATGGATGGAATGCTTAACTATACCATGCCTTTTTATGAGCTTGTCATCGTGGGAAAAGATGCAGAAATCCTAAGAAAAGAGTTCAACAGCTATTACATTCCTAATAAATTAATTGCAACTAGTACTATCAAAAGTGATCACGACATCTTTAAGGGGCGTTTTCATAAAGACAAAACATTTATTTATGTATGTGTGAATAATACGTGCCAACTACCCGTAGAGACTGTGAAAGCGGCGTTAAAACTCATGGAAGTTTAA
- a CDS encoding TPM domain-containing protein, producing MASTVEDFLSKRDEQAIVEAIRQSETRTSGEIRVHLEHHSNKEDALIRAQELFHLLKMDNTKEENGVLIYVAVDDYKLAICGDAGINKVVPPDFWESTKDAMIAQFTKGNFRDGLIEGVQSAGEKLAAFFPWKHGDKNELPDEISTS from the coding sequence ATGGCATCTACGGTAGAAGACTTTTTAAGTAAAAGGGACGAGCAAGCCATTGTTGAGGCTATTAGACAGTCTGAGACTCGTACTTCGGGAGAAATTCGTGTGCACTTAGAGCATCATTCTAACAAAGAGGATGCCCTCATACGTGCTCAAGAATTATTTCATTTACTTAAAATGGATAATACTAAGGAAGAAAATGGAGTCCTTATTTATGTTGCTGTAGATGATTATAAACTGGCAATTTGCGGTGATGCGGGCATCAACAAGGTAGTCCCGCCAGATTTCTGGGAGTCTACTAAGGATGCTATGATTGCTCAGTTTACAAAAGGAAACTTCCGCGATGGTCTCATTGAAGGAGTACAATCTGCTGGTGAGAAACTAGCTGCGTTTTTCCCATGGAAGCATGGTGATAAAAATGAACTCCCTGACGAAATAAGCACCTCTTAA
- a CDS encoding LemA family protein, with protein sequence MKKGLIALIAIVAILVIGGLWLARTNNNLVPLDEEVSAQWGNVESSYQRRADLIPNIVNTAKGYAEFEQSTLIGVIEARSKATSINIDPSNITPAQLRQFQEAQSGLTSALSRLLAVFERYPDLKANENFKELINELERTENRINVERNRFNEKAKILNSEIRMFPTNLAAGILGFENRAYFEADAGSENAPEVEFDFGTK encoded by the coding sequence ATGAAAAAAGGACTTATCGCTCTTATCGCCATTGTTGCTATACTAGTAATAGGAGGCTTATGGCTTGCTCGCACAAATAATAATCTCGTTCCTCTAGATGAAGAAGTAAGTGCACAATGGGGTAACGTGGAGAGCTCTTACCAACGTCGTGCAGATTTAATCCCAAATATTGTAAATACAGCCAAAGGCTATGCAGAGTTTGAGCAATCAACTCTTATAGGAGTAATAGAAGCACGTAGCAAAGCTACCTCAATAAATATTGATCCTTCAAACATTACACCAGCACAACTTAGACAGTTTCAAGAAGCTCAGTCAGGTCTTACCTCTGCGCTATCTCGACTATTAGCTGTTTTTGAACGCTACCCAGATCTTAAAGCAAATGAAAACTTCAAGGAGCTAATCAATGAGCTGGAACGTACAGAAAACCGCATCAATGTGGAGCGTAATCGCTTTAATGAAAAAGCAAAAATTTTAAACTCTGAAATTCGTATGTTTCCTACTAACCTAGCGGCAGGAATTTTAGGCTTTGAAAACCGTGCATACTTTGAGGCAGATGCAGGATCAGAAAATGCTCCAGAAGTAGAATTTGATTTTGGCACAAAATAA